TAATGTAAGAGGTTCGTTATTAAACATTATCGTGATACTGTATGTAGTCTGTTGGTTTTGTTCATTAAGAATGTCTTTAATAGTAGGCTTTGCACGTGAACCTATAAGCAGTTGGTCTCCATCATTAATTGGTTGGCTTAGTCGTGTAACAAGTCCATTCTTTTTTACATCTATTTCTTTTCCTTTAACTGTCATCATTGAACCATTATATGTTACTCGTAAAGGTTTCAATGAAGCGATCAAGTCTTGATCGTCAATTCTATTTAATAGGTCGCGAATTGTAATAGGATAGCGTGTTTCAATTTTATCATGATCTTTAAGAATTGTATCTGGACTAATTTCTTGGTCACCTTTATAAAAAGTTATTCCTATTTCATATGCTTGTCCATTTACCCACACCGTTTTGTCTTCTGTTTCTTGAAATAATTCTTTTACTGATATTTTAGGAGTATCTCCGTTCTTCCCTCTTTTTACAGTCAGTTTATCTCCGTGTTCTATCGTATCATTTAAGGAGCATACGTCATCATTTTTATATAAGCAAGGTGCTTCTCCGTGTAAGCCTGGTAATGTTAATTCTCTGCCATCAATATTGACGATGATCGCCATACCGGGTTTACCATATAGTTTGTTCATTTCAATACCAGCTGAAAGTAAGCAATCTCCAACGGTTAATTGTTTCATATCAAATAAGCGGATACTCACATCATTAACAGTTACATTAATATAAGAAATAGGTTTTTGCTTTGCTGCAATAGCAATTCCAATTGGTGTAACTAATTCTGGTCCTTGTTGAATATGTTCTGAAATCTTTAATTTTTGGATAGCATCGATACCCCTAATGGCAACACGATTATCTGGTAATTGAAGCTTTTTAGCTATTCGCTCAGGTAATTGAGGTGTCAAGCTACCTCCACCTACGAGCATAACTGCTTTCGGTGATTTTTTATTCAAAGTAAGTATTTCTTCACTAATTTCTGAAGCAAGCTTGTCCAATGCAGGTTCGATTTGCATCAATACATCATTACGAGAAATTTCTTGTTCAAAACCAAGAATATCATGAATGGTAATAGCATTGTTAAAGTGTAAGTCTCTCTTTGACTTCTCTGCTACATGGAAATCAAGTAAATATTGATCACTTATTGCCTCGGTAATTTCATCACCCGCAACAGGGACCATACCATATGCAACAACCGTTCCGATGTCTGTAATGGCAATATCAGATGTCCCAGCACCAATATCTACTAATGCCACGTTTAATCGTCTCATAGATGGAGGGATTAATACGTTCATAGCTGCGATGGGCTCTAGTGTGAGGGCTTCCATTTCAAGGTTTGCTCGGTTTAAGGCAGCAATTAATGATTCAACGACTACTTTAGGTAAGAAAGTAGCGATAATTTCAACGGATACTTCATCACCCTTTTGATCAATTAAACTACCAATCTCTTGATCGTCTAAGCCATAATGAATTACCGAGTAACCAACACAGTAATAATTTGTACTATTTTCATAGTTATTTTCAGCAGCAAGCTCGAACTGTGCCTGTTGTACGGCACTAAGTTCCATGTGAACAATATCTTCATATGTCAATTCTGATTTTCCAGTAATTTTACTTGAAATTTTAGATCGTTTTGTTTTTAAAGCACGTCCAGCAGCAGCTACACAAACTTTAGTTAGTGTACCATGTTTTTGTTCAAGCTCTTCTTTTATTTCATTTATAATATTTGAAACAGCTAAAACATCATGAATTTGTCCATCTAACATAGCACGTTCTTCATGTTCTTTAGATACAATATCTAATACTTCTAAGCTATCATTCTTCTCCTCCAAAATAATACCTACGACTGAGCGAGTTCCAATATCTAGAGCAAATGTGTAGGGGTGTTGAACCACATAAATCACCTTCTTTATATTCTTTTTTACGTTAACGCTTAAAAGCGTCTTGTTGATAAAGAAATTTTTCGTGACATTCTGTTTTAATTCGTATATAATAAATCCTAATCATTAAAAAATGTACCACACTTTTATTATCTTATAAACAAGTTAAGGAGGAAGTGCCTTATGAGTAACGCAGAATTTGAAGCACTACGAGGGCAATTAGATGATATTAACTTAAAACTTTTAGATTTGATCAATGAACGAGGTAAGTTAGTTAAGGAAATCGGTAAAGTTAAAGAAAAACAAGGTGTTCACCGATTTGATCCTGTTCGCGAGCGTTCAATGCTTGACTTAATCTTAGATAAAAATGAAGGTCCATTTGAAACTTCTACATTACAGCATCTCTTTAAAGAGATCTTTAAAGCAGGTTTGGAACTTCAAGAAGATGATAATCGCAAAGCACTACTTGTATCTCGTAAGAAGAAGCCAGAAGATACAATTGTAGATATAAAGGGTGAAAAGATCGGAGATGGTCACACACACTTCGTTGTAGGACCATGTGCGGTTGAATCATATGAGCAAGTATCACAGGTAGCTGAAGCAATTAAAAATAAAGGTCTTAAACTAATGCGTGGAGGAGCATTTAAGCCGAGGTCTTCACCATATGATTTCCAAGGTTTAGGGCTTGAAGGGCTTAAAATCTTAAAACGAGTAGCAGACGAGCATGATCTTGCGGTAATTAGTGAAATTGTAACTCCTTCTGATCTTGAGCAAGCTGTTGAATACCTCGATGTTATTCAGATTGGCGCGCGTAATATGCAAAACTTCGAGCTATTAAAGGCTGCGGGGTCAATTGACAAACCAATATTATTGAAACGTGGTTTATCAGCAACAATTTCTGAATTTATTAATGCTGCTGAGTATATTATGTCTCGTGGTAATGGCAATATCATTTTGTGTGAGCGAGGCATTCGTACGTATGAAACGGCAACTCGTAATACTCTTGATATTTCTGCTGTACCAATCTTGAAGCAAGAGACTCATTTACCAGTTATGGTTGATGTAACTCATTCAACAGGTCGTCGTGATTTATTACTTCCAACTGCAAAAGCAGGGATTGCAATTGGTGCAGACGGTATCATGGCCGAAGTACATCCTGATCCAGCTGTTGCTCTTTCTGATTCAGCTCAACAAATGGATATTCCAACATTTAACGATTTTATTGATCAACTTAGATCATCAATGGTTAAAGCATAAATAGAAAAGACCTTCTGTGAAAACAGGAGGTCTTTTCTTTAGGTTAGGAAGAAAAACATTCAAAGTATGGTTAGATAATTTAATGTTATAAGGATATTGTAGTGATTATGATAAAAATTCGTTGTAATGTTAAAAATAGATGAGAATGGGTTCCCATTTGCATCACGTATTGTTATTAATTACATGCGATTTTCAAAATTTGAAAAGGTTATTAATTTGTTCTTGAATTAATTGCGACCAATAAAAATGTGTCGTATCATAACAGTACATAAGCTTAGTTAAATTAAGATTGTTTTCTAAAAGTTAGTATAATCAAACATTTAGAAGTGTCTAGTTTAAAGTACGATTAACTCGAGGTTATTGACTAGAGTTGTTAACAAAACTATGTCGTCTTATGCTTATTTAGAGGTAAGAGGATACATTTCTTAAATAGAAGAAGAGTATTCATAAATTTTATGGAGGAAACTAAAATGAATATAACAATTTACGATGTAGCAAGAGAAGCAAATGTATCCATGGCAACCGTTTCGAGAGTTGTTAATGGTAACCCAAATGTAAAACCTTCAACAAGAAAAAAGGTACTTGAAGCGATAGATCAATTAGGGTATCGTCCTAACGCAGTTGCAAGAGGCCTTGCTAGCAAAAAAACAACAACAGTAGGCGTGATTATTCCTGATATTTCGAGTATCTTTTTTGCTGAGTTAGCAAGAGGAATTGAAGATATTGCAACGATGTACAAATATAATATTATACTCAGTAACTCTGATCAAAATAAGGAAAAAGAGTTACACTTATTAAATACAATGCTAGGTAAGCAAGTTGATGGCATTGTATATATGGGTGGTAATATTACACAAGAACATGTTGAAGAATTTAAAAAATCTCCTGTTCCAATTGTTTTAGCAGCAACAATGGAGAAAAATGAAGAAGTTCCGTCTGTTAATATCAACTACGAGGAAGCAGCATTTAGTGCCGTTCAGAGTCTTATTGAAAAAGGACACAAACGAGTTGCATTTGTTGCAGGACCAGTTAATGATGCGATTAGCAGTGAAATGAAGCTTGTTGGATATAAGCGTGCATTAGAAAATGCTGGTATTGCATTTGATGATAACCTTGTAAGTCATGCAGATTATACGTATGACTCGGGTCTAGAGTCCGCACAAAATTTCTTAGAACTTGATGATAAACCAACAGCTATTTTTGTTGCAACAGATGAGATGGCGTTAGGTGTTATTCATGGTGTTCAAGATCGAGGTATAAATATTCCTGAAGAAATTGAAGTTATTGGTTTTGATAATACCCGTTTGGCAGTGAT
This Bacillus solimangrovi DNA region includes the following protein-coding sequences:
- the ccpA gene encoding catabolite control protein A, translated to MNITIYDVAREANVSMATVSRVVNGNPNVKPSTRKKVLEAIDQLGYRPNAVARGLASKKTTTVGVIIPDISSIFFAELARGIEDIATMYKYNIILSNSDQNKEKELHLLNTMLGKQVDGIVYMGGNITQEHVEEFKKSPVPIVLAATMEKNEEVPSVNINYEEAAFSAVQSLIEKGHKRVAFVAGPVNDAISSEMKLVGYKRALENAGIAFDDNLVSHADYTYDSGLESAQNFLELDDKPTAIFVATDEMALGVIHGVQDRGINIPEEIEVIGFDNTRLAVMVRPQLSTVVQPMYDIGAVAMRLLTKYMNKENVEEHIVVLPHRIEYRDSTN
- the pilM gene encoding cell division protein FtsA translates to MVQHPYTFALDIGTRSVVGIILEEKNDSLEVLDIVSKEHEERAMLDGQIHDVLAVSNIINEIKEELEQKHGTLTKVCVAAAGRALKTKRSKISSKITGKSELTYEDIVHMELSAVQQAQFELAAENNYENSTNYYCVGYSVIHYGLDDQEIGSLIDQKGDEVSVEIIATFLPKVVVESLIAALNRANLEMEALTLEPIAAMNVLIPPSMRRLNVALVDIGAGTSDIAITDIGTVVAYGMVPVAGDEITEAISDQYLLDFHVAEKSKRDLHFNNAITIHDILGFEQEISRNDVLMQIEPALDKLASEISEEILTLNKKSPKAVMLVGGGSLTPQLPERIAKKLQLPDNRVAIRGIDAIQKLKISEHIQQGPELVTPIGIAIAAKQKPISYINVTVNDVSIRLFDMKQLTVGDCLLSAGIEMNKLYGKPGMAIIVNIDGRELTLPGLHGEAPCLYKNDDVCSLNDTIEHGDKLTVKRGKNGDTPKISVKELFQETEDKTVWVNGQAYEIGITFYKGDQEISPDTILKDHDKIETRYPITIRDLLNRIDDQDLIASLKPLRVTYNGSMMTVKGKEIDVKKNGLVTRLSQPINDGDQLLIGSRAKPTIKDILNEQNQQTTYSITIMFNNEPLTLTKEAAAVELNGKIVDEHIQISDGDQLHIIKREIEKFIFQDIFRYVQIELPNIQSGRFTILKNGKETGFDSEIVAGDKLQITWPDREISQP
- a CDS encoding bifunctional 3-deoxy-7-phosphoheptulonate synthase/chorismate mutase, giving the protein MSNAEFEALRGQLDDINLKLLDLINERGKLVKEIGKVKEKQGVHRFDPVRERSMLDLILDKNEGPFETSTLQHLFKEIFKAGLELQEDDNRKALLVSRKKKPEDTIVDIKGEKIGDGHTHFVVGPCAVESYEQVSQVAEAIKNKGLKLMRGGAFKPRSSPYDFQGLGLEGLKILKRVADEHDLAVISEIVTPSDLEQAVEYLDVIQIGARNMQNFELLKAAGSIDKPILLKRGLSATISEFINAAEYIMSRGNGNIILCERGIRTYETATRNTLDISAVPILKQETHLPVMVDVTHSTGRRDLLLPTAKAGIAIGADGIMAEVHPDPAVALSDSAQQMDIPTFNDFIDQLRSSMVKA